In Archangium violaceum, the following are encoded in one genomic region:
- a CDS encoding class I SAM-dependent methyltransferase, with translation MTTADQGSGAAVGMFENRLRKNARHLRKWAKARGLTAFRMYDRDIPEYPYAVDLYGDRVHLVEYPRRQALKKAGGLEEQRAEVLAAVAAVLEVSPEHVHVKTHLPQPWGRSQYGRVGQGSERLVVEEQGLKFQVNLGDYLDTGLFMDHRLTRARVREEARGKSFLNLFCYTGAFTVYAAAGGASRTLSVDLSNTYLDWAEENLALNGLSDARHTLLRADALAWVLAESKAPQERFDLVVCDPPSFSTSKKMQGTFNVQRDHVRLLEGIRELMTPGGVLYFSTNFLGFELKDSAIRDYEGVEELTPGSIPEDFQRKEIHRCWRMVAPRAGRR, from the coding sequence ATGACGACAGCGGACCAGGGCTCCGGAGCGGCGGTGGGGATGTTCGAGAACCGCCTGCGCAAGAACGCACGGCACTTGCGCAAGTGGGCGAAGGCGCGCGGGCTCACCGCCTTCCGCATGTACGACCGGGACATCCCCGAGTACCCCTACGCGGTGGACCTCTACGGCGACCGGGTGCACCTGGTGGAGTACCCGCGCCGGCAGGCCTTGAAGAAGGCCGGCGGCCTGGAGGAGCAGCGGGCGGAGGTGCTCGCGGCGGTGGCGGCCGTCCTGGAGGTGTCCCCGGAGCACGTCCACGTGAAGACGCACCTGCCCCAGCCCTGGGGCCGCTCGCAGTACGGCCGGGTAGGCCAGGGCAGCGAGCGTCTCGTGGTGGAGGAGCAGGGGCTGAAGTTCCAGGTCAACCTCGGGGACTACCTGGACACCGGCCTCTTCATGGACCACCGGCTGACGCGCGCCCGCGTGCGCGAGGAGGCCCGGGGCAAGAGCTTCCTCAACCTCTTCTGCTACACGGGCGCCTTCACCGTGTACGCCGCCGCGGGCGGGGCCTCGCGCACCCTCAGCGTGGACCTGTCCAACACCTACCTCGACTGGGCCGAGGAGAACCTCGCGCTCAACGGGCTGTCGGACGCGCGCCACACCCTGCTGCGCGCCGATGCCCTCGCCTGGGTACTAGCCGAGAGCAAGGCGCCCCAGGAGCGGTTCGACCTCGTCGTGTGCGATCCGCCCTCCTTCTCCACCTCGAAGAAGATGCAGGGCACCTTCAACGTGCAGCGCGACCATGTGCGGCTGCTGGAGGGCATCCGAGAGCTGATGACTCCCGGCGGTGTCCTCTACTTCTCCACCAACTTCCTGGGCTTCGAGCTGAAGGACTCCGCCATCCGCGACTACGAGGGGGTGGAGGAGCTCACGCCCGGCTCCATCCCCGAGGACTTCCAGCGCAAGGAGATCCACCGCTGCTGGCGCATGGTGGCTCCTCGCGCCGGACGCCGCTGA
- a CDS encoding cystathionine gamma-synthase, whose product MRFDTLAIHAGQEPDPTTGAIMTPVYLTSTYVQAGPGEHKGYEYSRTQNPTRKALQDCLAALEGAKHGLAFASGLAATDMLMHMLEAGDHVVVSDDVYGGTFRIFDKVFKRHGVSFSWVDLSNPDNFEKAITPKTKMVWVESPTNPMLKLIDLGRIAETAKKRGLLSVCDNTFMTPYFQRPLDLGFDVVTHSTTKYLNGHSDVVGGFACTSRDELAEKMYFLQNAVGGVPGAMDSFLVLRGVKTLGVRMERHAQNAMKVAQYLSSHPKVNKVTYPGLESHPQHALARKQMKGFGGMMTFDIKGGLESARKFLKTVKIFACAESLGGVESLIEHPAIMTHASVPKETRELLGISDGLIRLSVGIEDAQDLVDDLKNALDVA is encoded by the coding sequence ATGCGCTTCGACACCCTCGCCATCCACGCCGGCCAGGAGCCGGACCCCACCACCGGCGCCATCATGACGCCGGTCTACCTGACCTCCACCTACGTCCAGGCGGGCCCCGGGGAGCACAAGGGCTACGAGTACAGCCGGACGCAGAACCCCACCCGCAAGGCGCTCCAGGACTGCCTGGCGGCCCTCGAGGGGGCGAAGCATGGTCTGGCCTTCGCCTCGGGCCTGGCCGCCACGGACATGCTGATGCACATGCTGGAGGCCGGGGACCACGTCGTCGTGTCGGATGACGTGTACGGCGGCACCTTCCGCATCTTCGACAAGGTCTTCAAGCGCCACGGGGTGAGCTTCTCCTGGGTGGACCTGTCCAATCCGGACAACTTCGAGAAGGCCATCACCCCGAAGACGAAGATGGTCTGGGTGGAGTCGCCGACCAACCCGATGCTCAAGCTCATCGACCTGGGGCGCATCGCGGAGACGGCGAAGAAGCGGGGCCTGCTGTCGGTGTGTGACAACACCTTCATGACGCCGTACTTCCAGCGTCCGTTGGACCTGGGCTTCGACGTGGTGACGCACTCGACGACCAAGTACCTCAACGGGCACAGCGACGTGGTGGGTGGCTTCGCCTGCACGAGCCGGGACGAGCTGGCGGAGAAGATGTACTTCCTTCAGAACGCGGTGGGCGGAGTGCCGGGCGCGATGGACAGCTTCCTGGTGCTGCGTGGCGTGAAGACGCTGGGCGTGCGCATGGAGCGCCACGCGCAGAACGCGATGAAGGTGGCGCAGTACCTCTCCTCGCACCCCAAGGTGAACAAGGTCACCTACCCGGGCCTGGAGAGCCATCCGCAGCACGCGCTGGCGCGCAAGCAGATGAAGGGCTTCGGCGGCATGATGACCTTCGACATCAAGGGCGGCCTGGAGTCGGCGCGCAAGTTCCTCAAGACGGTGAAGATCTTCGCCTGCGCCGAGTCGCTCGGTGGAGTCGAGTCGCTCATCGAGCACCCGGCCATCATGACGCACGCGTCGGTGCCGAAGGAGACGCGCGAGCTGCTGGGCATTTCGGATGGGCTCATCCGTCTGTCGGTGGGAATCGAGGACGCGCAGGACCTGGTGGATGATCTGAAGAACGCGCTCGACGTGGCCTGA
- a CDS encoding DUF4403 family protein, translating to MSLSRLRSLPALLASLALLSCAGSRIEKQNLQPPPPAANGGRPVSDPPPSRIVIHATIFREALVKKMAESLPRSGEGDAQLFAGQSVHYTWQREPVTLKFDRGRVVVGVNVLGRFNMLGERELPIAITIAGEPVMTADFKALLQSTDVQVVASGPVDSVNRALEAKLRGLIAQTLEDFRFDVRPLVANAFSRLARPIEIPVGDQVACAELKVTNLEASPTVLADGMEKDLGIVVLPSVTLPCTPVASLAGPTSNDGGTGLDGGPQTASTQFASYTPGASGTDGGVPQVDGGAKYATYAVGPTSNDGGTGLDSGTPATQVAMPLLQNVSTLPSGPFKVIIPVAARYEELSKALESSMNGRLHFSSSHPELYMEKPQVYPSDDTVVIKMNLGGSARVGDYSVPVGGEIFFAGHPHVIDNQLSVPDLEITPGTASELVKLKFALDYQSIREQARQALRVDVSERLAAVKDKMSTELSFSEDLGCVRGQVLRSEVTGVYPHPSFLRIYVQVDAQVGLYLPCKK from the coding sequence ATGTCTCTCTCGCGCCTCCGCTCTCTTCCCGCGCTCCTCGCGTCCCTGGCCCTCCTGTCCTGCGCCGGTTCTCGCATCGAGAAGCAGAACCTCCAGCCGCCACCTCCCGCCGCCAACGGTGGCCGCCCGGTGTCGGATCCGCCGCCCTCGCGCATCGTCATCCACGCCACCATCTTCCGCGAGGCCCTCGTCAAGAAGATGGCCGAGAGCCTGCCTCGCTCGGGCGAGGGCGATGCCCAGCTCTTCGCCGGACAGTCCGTCCACTACACCTGGCAGCGAGAGCCGGTGACGCTCAAGTTCGATCGCGGCCGCGTCGTGGTGGGCGTCAACGTGCTCGGCCGCTTCAACATGCTCGGCGAGCGGGAGCTCCCCATCGCCATCACCATCGCCGGCGAGCCCGTCATGACCGCGGACTTCAAGGCGCTCCTGCAGTCCACCGACGTGCAGGTGGTGGCCTCCGGGCCCGTGGACTCCGTCAACCGCGCCCTCGAGGCCAAGCTGCGCGGCCTCATCGCCCAGACGCTCGAGGACTTCCGCTTCGACGTGCGCCCCCTGGTGGCCAATGCCTTCTCCCGCCTCGCCCGCCCCATCGAGATTCCCGTGGGCGACCAGGTGGCTTGCGCCGAGCTGAAGGTGACCAACCTCGAGGCCTCTCCCACCGTGCTCGCCGACGGCATGGAGAAGGACCTCGGCATCGTCGTGCTCCCCTCGGTGACGCTGCCCTGCACCCCGGTGGCCAGCCTCGCCGGCCCTACGTCCAACGACGGGGGCACGGGACTCGATGGTGGCCCCCAGACCGCCAGCACCCAGTTCGCCAGCTACACCCCCGGTGCCTCGGGCACGGATGGTGGCGTGCCCCAGGTGGACGGTGGCGCGAAGTACGCCACCTATGCCGTTGGCCCCACGAGCAATGACGGGGGCACGGGCCTGGACTCGGGCACTCCGGCCACGCAGGTGGCCATGCCCCTGCTGCAGAACGTCTCCACCCTGCCCTCCGGCCCCTTCAAGGTGATCATCCCCGTCGCCGCTCGCTACGAGGAGCTGTCCAAGGCGCTCGAGTCCTCCATGAACGGACGCCTCCACTTCTCCTCGTCCCACCCCGAGCTCTACATGGAGAAGCCCCAGGTCTACCCATCCGATGACACGGTGGTCATCAAGATGAACCTGGGGGGCAGCGCCAGGGTGGGCGACTACTCCGTGCCGGTGGGCGGGGAGATCTTCTTCGCCGGCCATCCCCATGTCATCGACAACCAGCTCTCCGTCCCGGACCTGGAGATCACCCCGGGCACCGCCAGCGAGCTGGTGAAGCTCAAGTTCGCCCTGGACTACCAGTCCATCCGCGAGCAGGCCCGGCAGGCACTCCGGGTCGACGTCTCCGAGCGCCTGGCCGCGGTGAAGGACAAGATGTCCACCGAGCTGTCCTTCTCCGAGGACCTGGGCTGCGTGCGCGGCCAGGTGCTGCGCTCCGAAGTGACGGGCGTCTATCCGCACCCGAGCTTCCTGCGCATCTACGTGCAGGTGGACGCGCAGGTCGGGCTCTACCTCCCCTGCAAGAAGTAA
- the bla gene encoding subclass B1 metallo-beta-lactamase, which translates to MNPSLFLKCHAWTLLALSLACTTPSGSTKTLPAPPAEEYRLGEDLTVRRIATGVWMHTSVASEADGGYPANGLLVEDGASSLLIDTAWEDSQTERLISWARDTLHRPIRAAVATHFHKDRLGGAPVLLAHDISVLALEETVQLARTHDKVLPSGTVTHDEKLGPLELFYPGPGHAPDNLVVWHPESGILFGGCFVKDATAKGLGNVADANVTAWPESLERTRARFPAIRTVVPGHGPIGGPELLSHTRDLLGQHLHGG; encoded by the coding sequence ATGAACCCCTCTCTCTTCTTGAAGTGCCACGCCTGGACGCTCCTCGCACTGAGCCTGGCCTGCACCACCCCCAGCGGAAGCACGAAGACGCTCCCCGCCCCTCCGGCGGAGGAGTACCGGCTCGGGGAGGACCTGACGGTGCGGCGAATCGCCACCGGCGTGTGGATGCACACCTCCGTGGCCAGCGAGGCCGACGGTGGCTACCCCGCCAATGGTCTCCTCGTCGAGGACGGAGCGTCCTCGCTCCTCATCGACACGGCCTGGGAGGACTCCCAGACCGAGCGGCTGATCTCCTGGGCACGCGACACGCTCCACCGCCCCATCCGGGCCGCGGTCGCCACGCACTTCCACAAGGACAGGCTCGGCGGAGCCCCCGTGCTCCTCGCGCACGACATCTCGGTGCTCGCGCTGGAGGAGACGGTCCAGCTCGCCCGGACGCACGACAAGGTGCTCCCCTCGGGGACCGTCACTCACGACGAGAAGCTCGGGCCCCTGGAGCTCTTCTACCCAGGCCCCGGCCACGCGCCCGACAACCTGGTGGTGTGGCACCCGGAGAGCGGCATCCTGTTCGGCGGCTGCTTCGTGAAGGACGCGACCGCGAAGGGGCTCGGCAACGTGGCCGATGCCAACGTGACCGCGTGGCCGGAGAGCCTCGAGCGGACGCGTGCGCGCTTCCCCGCCATCCGCACGGTGGTTCCGGGCCATGGGCCCATCGGAGGACCGGAGCTGCTCTCGCATACCCGCGACCTCCTGGGGCAGCACCTACACGGCGGGTGA